One window from the genome of Nicotiana tomentosiformis chromosome 5, ASM39032v3, whole genome shotgun sequence encodes:
- the LOC104090585 gene encoding protein arginine N-methyltransferase PRMT10 has translation MGSSSNGVAPKVDKGVDYANYFCTYAFLYHQKEMLSDRVRMDAYYNAIFENKHHFIGKAVLDVGTGSGILAIWSAQAGARKVYAVEATKMAEHARQLVKTNGLEHVVEVIEGSMEDITLPEKVDVIISEWMGYFLLRESMFDSVICARERWLNPNGVMYPSHARIWVAPIHSGLVDQKKIDYDRAMDDWYHFVNETQTFYGVDMSSLSKPFTEEQRKYYLETSLWNNLHPNQVIGKPAVIMEIDCLTSSVNDILSLQANISSSITAENSRFCGFGGWFDVHFRGRKESPAKHEIELTTAPSEDFGTHWGQQVFLLHPSIRVSQGDEMTINFSMYRSKENHRLLEVEFGCELRQSSGKSLPSFSKKFHIE, from the exons ATGGGTAGCTCTTCTAATGGCGTCGCCCCCAAGGTTGACAAGGGCGTCGATTATGCCAACTATTTTTGCACCTATGCCTTTCTTTACCACCAAAAAGAGATGCTTTCTGATCGTGTTCGTATGGATGCTTACTATAACGCTATTTTCGAAAACAAACATCATTTTATCGGAAAG GCTGTTCTGGATGTAGGGACAGGGAGTGGCATATTGGCAATATGGTCAGCACAAGCAGGTGCAAGGAAGGTCTATGCAGTCGAAGCCACCAAGATGGCAGAACATGCACGTCAACTTGTTAAAACAAATGGCCTTGAGCATGTTGTTGAAGTGATTGAGGGGTCAATGGAAGATATTACTCTGCCCGAGAAGG TTGATGTAATCATTTCAGAATGGATGGGATACTTCCTTCTACGTGAATCAATGTTTGACTCAGTTATCTGTGCTCGTGAACGCTGGCTTAACCCAAATGGAGTCAT GTACCCAAGCCATGCTCGAATATGGGTTGCACCTATCCACTCTGGATTAGTGGATCAAAAGAAGATTGATTATGATAGAGCCATGGATGATTGGTACCATTTTGTCAATGAGACTCAAACTTTTTATGGTGTGGATATGAGCAGTCTGTCTAAGCCTTTTACAGAGGAACAGAGAAAATACTATCTAGAG ACGTCATTGTGGAACAACCTTCATCCAAATCAAGTAATTGGAAAACCTGCTGTCATAATGGAGATTGATTGTTTAACATCAAGTGTGAATGACATACTCAGTCTTCAGGCAAACATCTCATCATCCATTACTGCAGAAAACTCACGATTCTGTGGGTTTGGAGGATGGTTTGATGTCCATTTTCGA GGACGTAAGGAAAGTCCAGCTAAACATGAGATTGAGTTGACGACAGCTCCTAGTGAAGACTTCGGAACACACTGGGGGCAGCAG GTGTTCTTGTTACATCCATCCATACGTGTTAGCCAAGGGGATGAAATGACAATTAATTTCTCAATGTATCGCTCTAAAGAAAACCATCGGTTGTTGGAAGTTGAGTTTGGCTGTGAGCTTAGACAATCTTCTGGGAAGTCACTTCCATCATTCAGCAAAAAGTTTCACATAGAATGA